Proteins from one Camelina sativa cultivar DH55 chromosome 8, Cs, whole genome shotgun sequence genomic window:
- the LOC104706574 gene encoding thionin-like, which yields MEGKTLILSVLLMSLVMAEIQVEAKSCCPNTTARNCYNVCRLTGSPRETCAKLCGCKIITGTICPLQYPRDILENSGDAVNEYCKLGCASSVCGTLTTLQNSDASEIVNGAVVQCTEACSELCTKGSSN from the exons ATGGAAGGCAAAACTTTGATTCTAAGTGTGCTCCTAATGAGTCTTGTCATGGCTGAGATTCAAGTCGAGGCAAAGAGTTGTTGCCCGAACACGACTGCTAGAAACTGTTACAATGTATGCCGTCTTACTGGATCTCCTAGGGAAACTTGTGCAAAACTTTGTGGATGCAAAATTATTACGGGGACAATATGTCCTCTGCAATATCCACGTGACATTCTTGAAAACTCTG gtGATGCTGTCAACGAATACTGTAAGTTGGGTTGTGCATCCTCTGTGTGTGGTACTTTAACAACTCTCCAGAACTCCG ATGCAAGTGAAATTGTGAATGGAGCAGTTGTACAATGCACCGAGGCATGTTCTGAGTTATGTACCAAGGGCTCATCCAATTAA